In Leptolyngbyaceae cyanobacterium, a single window of DNA contains:
- a CDS encoding DUF488 domain-containing protein: protein MNKEINLFTIGFTQKSAEQFFETILKSGVKRVIDTRLNNVSQLAGFAKRKDLEYFLQKIGNIEYVHILELAPTKDILDDYKKKGGDWETYEKKFLDLIGKRKIEDKISPYILDSGCLLCSEAKPHHCHRRLVAEYLNDKWGNVKICHL, encoded by the coding sequence ATGAATAAAGAGATTAACTTATTTACCATTGGCTTTACCCAAAAAAGTGCCGAGCAATTTTTTGAAACCATCCTCAAATCTGGGGTAAAACGAGTAATAGACACTCGATTAAATAATGTTTCCCAATTAGCAGGCTTTGCCAAACGCAAAGATTTAGAATATTTTCTGCAAAAAATAGGCAATATCGAATACGTTCACATTTTAGAACTTGCACCAACTAAGGATATATTGGATGACTACAAGAAAAAAGGCGGTGACTGGGAAACTTACGAAAAGAAGTTTTTAGATTTAATCGGAAAACGGAAGATTGAGGATAAAATTTCACCATATATTTTAGATAGTGGCTGTCTTTTATGCAGCGAAGCAAAACCCCACCATTGTCATCGCCGTTTAGTTGCTGAATATTTAAATGATAAATGGGGAAATGTAAAAATATGCCATCTATGA